In Carboxydocella sporoproducens DSM 16521, a single window of DNA contains:
- a CDS encoding hydrogenase small subunit: MTDTYYHALLRKGYTRRDFLRLCTILTATMGLDASFISQVAHALETKQRLPVIYLELQLCTCCSESFIRTAHPLFSDLILNLISLDYMETLMAAAGEQAEAAKAKTMQDYRGRYLLVVEGSVPLKDDGIYTTIAGKTARQVLLEAAEGALAVIAYGSCATNTCVQGASPNPTGAVAVKDIVRNKPVIDVPGCPPIAEVIAGVVAHYVTFDRLPELTGLGRPRAFYNHRIHDNCNRRAFFDAGLFVEQFDDEGAKQGWCLYKMGCKGPTTYNACAITQWNNGVSYPIKSGHPCLGCSEPNFFDNSPFYTRLAHIPGQAKPVDPDELGKKVVGVTAAGVGLHALATGVLKTKKKEEGEKHGPKNSG, translated from the coding sequence ACTGCTACCATGGGTCTGGATGCCTCCTTTATTAGCCAGGTTGCTCATGCTCTGGAAACCAAACAGCGATTACCGGTTATTTATCTGGAATTGCAACTATGTACCTGTTGTTCCGAATCCTTTATCAGAACCGCCCATCCCCTCTTTTCAGACCTGATCCTCAACCTGATTTCTCTGGATTACATGGAAACCCTGATGGCCGCTGCCGGAGAACAAGCAGAAGCAGCTAAAGCTAAAACCATGCAGGACTATCGGGGCCGCTATTTGCTTGTTGTGGAAGGAAGTGTGCCTTTAAAAGATGATGGTATATACACTACTATTGCTGGCAAAACTGCCCGCCAGGTCCTGCTGGAAGCTGCAGAGGGCGCACTGGCAGTTATCGCCTATGGCTCCTGTGCCACCAACACCTGTGTTCAGGGGGCCAGCCCTAATCCTACCGGAGCTGTCGCCGTTAAGGATATAGTGCGGAACAAACCGGTTATTGATGTGCCTGGTTGCCCACCTATTGCAGAAGTAATCGCAGGGGTGGTTGCCCACTATGTTACCTTTGATCGTTTGCCGGAGCTGACTGGATTGGGCCGTCCCAGAGCCTTCTACAATCATCGTATCCATGATAACTGCAATCGCCGGGCCTTTTTCGATGCCGGTCTTTTTGTGGAGCAATTCGATGATGAGGGGGCCAAACAGGGCTGGTGCCTCTATAAAATGGGCTGCAAAGGTCCCACCACCTATAATGCCTGTGCCATTACCCAGTGGAATAATGGAGTCAGCTACCCTATCAAGTCCGGCCATCCCTGTCTGGGCTGTTCGGAGCCCAACTTTTTCGATAACTCGCCCTTTTATACCAGGCTGGCGCATATACCTGGTCAGGCTAAACCGGTTGACCCCGATGAACTGGGTAAAAAAGTGGTTGGTGTCACAGCTGCCGGAGTGGGGTTACATGCCCTGGCCACCGGAGTGTTAAAAACCAAAAAGAAAGAAGAAGGTGAAAAGCATGGCCCAAAGAATAGTGGTTGA